A single Desulfomonile tiedjei DNA region contains:
- a CDS encoding IS630 family transposase: MAHCSRGCSLAAKSCSDDGHQGVAVGWGQGFALKVPRPRSNGQDQEKRKTFLEWFGEILANSDTDAWYLDETGIEADPRPRRRWAQKGEKIRLPYEGTHIRMSATGTVCPRSGEFHALMFSHSDTEIFRIFLDHANEDIGFERKRNLLIMDNASSHKSKSIRWGRFEPVFLPPYSPDLNSIERLWLLMKAEWFSGFFAKTRDDLIDRLCDALNWVIDRKTKIHAPFGKNFRETLYTSDPTSGT; encoded by the coding sequence ATGGCACACTGCAGCCGGGGCTGTTCCCTCGCAGCGAAGTCATGTTCGGATGATGGCCATCAAGGCGTTGCTGTTGGGTGGGGCCAGGGCTTTGCTCTTAAAGTTCCTCGACCCCGGTCGAACGGGCAAGACCAGGAGAAGCGGAAAACCTTTCTGGAATGGTTCGGAGAGATCTTAGCAAACTCAGACACTGACGCGTGGTATCTGGATGAAACGGGGATAGAAGCAGATCCCCGTCCACGTCGGCGCTGGGCCCAAAAGGGTGAAAAGATACGCCTGCCCTACGAAGGGACTCACATTCGCATGAGTGCGACAGGAACGGTCTGTCCGAGAAGCGGGGAATTCCATGCGCTTATGTTCAGTCATTCCGATACTGAAATCTTCCGGATCTTCTTGGATCATGCCAATGAGGATATCGGCTTTGAACGCAAACGAAATCTCCTGATAATGGATAACGCAAGCTCGCATAAGAGCAAGTCCATCAGATGGGGCCGTTTTGAACCCGTGTTTCTACCGCCTTACTCGCCCGACCTCAACTCCATCGAACGGCTCTGGCTCTTAATGAAAGCCGAGTGGTTCTCCGGTTTCTTCGCAAAGACCCGAGACGATCTCATTGATCGCCTCTGTGACGCCTTGAACTGGGTCATTGACCGAAAAACCAAAATACATGCGCCATTCGGAAAGAACTTTAGAGAAACGCTGTATACCTCCGACCCAACAAGTGGTACATAA
- a CDS encoding sigma 54-interacting transcriptional regulator, giving the protein MTNVDDSSFKFRDQLRRLSEKVDRLAVGTAVKQMTDEVRETVAEISHLVKDCEREWIKTTQILEKEIEELRLENEMLQAKGALHEAVFEDSDDGIVITTKAGNFLAVNQGFVRLVGCRTKQEVFASKIQDFYANPRQRHQMRRKVDRSGGATNFELKLRRIDGSEVDTLHTINVRLDREGRVSGYQGIMRDITEQKLARKALQEARDELQIRVRERTAELAEANARLKAEIIERARAQEALTLSEERMRAIFEAATECIFIKNRSLKYTLVNPYMANLLELPARDIAGRVDEELFGQEAGQHLRQVDQRVLAGETIEEEHTRPVKGLPTTFLDVRSPIRNSEGQIIGICGISRNITDRSRIFALNQGTAEEYLSPAMRASLARASVAANSDLIVLIEGESGCGKDYLARYIHNNSKRSGGPFYAINCAAITEDLAESELFGHEAGAYTGAIRRKRGLVELAEGGTLLLNEIGELSLPIQAKLLTFLDTFSFTRVGGEKNVTVNVRIMAATNRDLSQAVPKGEFRRDLFFRLNVYGIRVPPLRERLADIPVLTRQIVGQLARELRLTAGLSIRPEDMEKLMQYSWPGNVRELKNVLERSVILSEGPDLRLDFLELAEPNQCESPWSVEFPPSPSMTSVIGDLRRQFIELALQRTDGNKCAAARILGVSRYALQRQLKALKMG; this is encoded by the coding sequence ATGACAAATGTAGATGACTCAAGTTTCAAGTTTAGGGATCAGCTGAGACGGCTCAGTGAGAAAGTGGACCGGCTTGCAGTCGGTACAGCCGTAAAGCAGATGACTGATGAAGTCCGTGAGACTGTGGCTGAAATCAGCCACCTTGTGAAGGATTGTGAACGAGAATGGATAAAGACCACTCAAATCCTTGAAAAAGAGATTGAGGAGCTTAGGCTCGAGAATGAGATGCTGCAAGCAAAGGGCGCGCTCCACGAAGCTGTTTTCGAGGATTCCGACGATGGAATAGTCATAACTACGAAGGCGGGGAATTTCCTGGCCGTGAATCAGGGCTTCGTCCGCTTGGTTGGCTGTAGAACCAAACAGGAAGTTTTCGCCAGTAAAATTCAGGACTTTTATGCAAATCCCCGCCAACGTCATCAAATGCGGCGAAAGGTGGATCGGTCCGGAGGAGCAACAAACTTTGAACTCAAGCTGCGGCGGATCGATGGGAGCGAGGTCGATACTCTCCATACCATCAATGTTCGTTTGGACAGGGAGGGCCGAGTCAGCGGATATCAGGGGATCATGCGGGACATTACGGAACAAAAGCTAGCCCGGAAGGCACTGCAAGAGGCCCGCGACGAACTCCAAATACGCGTCCGGGAACGCACTGCCGAACTGGCGGAAGCAAATGCTCGCCTCAAAGCTGAAATTATCGAGAGAGCGCGTGCCCAAGAGGCGCTGACCCTTAGTGAAGAGCGAATGAGAGCTATCTTCGAGGCGGCCACAGAATGCATATTCATTAAGAATCGTTCACTAAAGTATACGCTGGTGAACCCATATATGGCAAATCTGTTGGAACTGCCCGCAAGGGACATCGCCGGCCGGGTCGATGAAGAACTCTTCGGACAGGAAGCGGGACAACACCTCAGACAGGTGGACCAACGAGTGCTGGCAGGGGAAACGATTGAAGAAGAACATACCCGGCCAGTGAAAGGATTGCCCACAACTTTCTTGGACGTACGCTCACCTATCCGAAACAGTGAGGGACAGATCATTGGCATCTGCGGGATATCACGCAATATAACGGACCGCAGCAGGATTTTTGCCCTTAATCAGGGTACGGCGGAGGAATATCTGTCCCCTGCCATGCGCGCTTCACTGGCCAGAGCCAGCGTTGCCGCTAATTCCGATCTCATAGTGCTCATCGAAGGAGAAAGTGGCTGCGGGAAAGACTACCTGGCGCGCTACATTCATAACAACTCGAAGCGCAGCGGCGGACCGTTTTATGCCATCAATTGTGCTGCTATTACGGAAGATTTGGCGGAATCCGAGCTATTCGGGCATGAAGCCGGGGCCTACACTGGTGCAATAAGGCGCAAGCGAGGACTCGTCGAGTTGGCTGAGGGTGGAACTCTGCTATTGAACGAAATCGGAGAGCTGTCATTGCCGATACAAGCCAAATTACTCACTTTCCTGGACACATTCTCCTTCACTCGTGTTGGAGGCGAGAAAAATGTGACGGTCAACGTTCGGATTATGGCGGCCACCAATAGAGATTTGAGTCAAGCTGTCCCCAAAGGTGAGTTTCGGAGAGATCTTTTTTTTCGTCTGAATGTGTACGGGATCCGGGTACCGCCATTACGTGAAAGGCTTGCAGATATACCGGTGCTGACGCGGCAGATCGTTGGCCAACTGGCCCGCGAACTCCGGCTAACAGCGGGATTGAGCATTCGTCCTGAAGACATGGAAAAATTGATGCAGTACTCCTGGCCGGGAAACGTACGGGAACTGAAGAATGTCTTGGAACGCTCAGTTATTCTTTCCGAGGGACCTGATCTGAGGCTTGATTTCTTGGAACTGGCAGAACCTAATCAATGTGAGTCACCATGGAGCGTGGAATTTCCACCTTCTCCATCCATGACTTCTGTCATCGGGGACCTGAGACGCCAGTTCATAGAGCTGGCGTTGCAAAGGACTGACGGCAACAAGTGCGCTGCTGCTCGTATTTTGGGTGTTTCTCGATATGCGCTCCAGCGACAGTTGAAAGCACTGAAGATGGGTTGA
- a CDS encoding TRAP transporter substrate-binding protein: MLKKRFRACVCGCLMVLLPIVMAAGPGYCATVTFTYSIFFPATHGQCILATEWAKEIEKRTNGAVKVNMFPGGTLTPADQCYDGIVKGISDIGMSVVSYVKGRFPLSEVIDLPLGYKKGNQATKLGNAYYAKFKPKEFDDVKIMYFHGHGPGLVNTKKPVYKLEDLKGMKLRCTGTSAKIASALGATPVAMAQNETYDALQKGVVDGVLSPIETLKGWKFAEVTSSTTQDFGASYSLLFFVAMNKKKWESLPKDVQATIEKINQEWIEKTAQLWVDVDEEGTKFALAKGHKIIPLSKEEDARWAEKVQPVLEEYVKDTKAKGLPGDEALKFCQEWLQKNP, encoded by the coding sequence ATGCTGAAGAAGCGGTTTAGGGCTTGCGTCTGCGGTTGCTTAATGGTTCTGTTACCGATCGTGATGGCGGCAGGTCCCGGTTATTGCGCAACTGTAACGTTTACTTACTCCATTTTCTTTCCTGCCACGCACGGCCAATGCATTCTTGCTACAGAATGGGCCAAGGAAATCGAGAAGCGAACAAATGGTGCAGTCAAGGTCAACATGTTCCCGGGCGGTACCCTTACGCCTGCTGACCAGTGCTACGACGGCATTGTGAAAGGGATATCCGACATCGGTATGTCCGTTGTGAGTTACGTCAAGGGGAGGTTTCCCTTGAGTGAGGTGATCGACCTTCCGTTGGGGTACAAGAAAGGGAACCAAGCAACCAAGCTTGGCAATGCGTATTACGCCAAGTTCAAGCCCAAGGAATTCGACGATGTAAAAATCATGTACTTCCATGGCCATGGTCCGGGGCTTGTCAACACTAAGAAGCCCGTCTATAAGCTGGAAGACTTGAAGGGTATGAAGCTCCGATGCACTGGAACAAGCGCCAAGATAGCGTCCGCTCTGGGGGCTACTCCTGTGGCCATGGCTCAGAATGAGACTTATGACGCGCTTCAGAAAGGCGTCGTGGACGGAGTGCTCTCACCCATCGAAACCCTCAAAGGATGGAAATTCGCCGAGGTTACCTCATCAACCACTCAGGACTTCGGCGCCTCGTACTCGCTTCTGTTCTTTGTGGCCATGAACAAGAAGAAGTGGGAATCCTTGCCGAAAGATGTGCAGGCCACAATCGAAAAGATAAATCAGGAATGGATTGAAAAGACGGCCCAGCTTTGGGTTGACGTGGACGAGGAAGGCACCAAATTTGCCCTAGCCAAAGGACACAAGATCATTCCTCTTTCCAAAGAGGAGGATGCACGGTGGGCAGAAAAGGTACAGCCTGTCCTGGAAGAGTATGTGAAAGACACTAAGGCCAAGGGCCTCCCTGGTGACGAAGCGCTGAAATTCTGCCAGGAATGGCTGCAGAAAAACCCCTGA
- a CDS encoding TRAP transporter small permease has translation MKTLLALVRVLSRVMYAIAGVALTGMVFLTVADVALRTFKSPIVGTYELVGMLGAVAVGFAIPQTSRVQGHVVMDFVTGSLPPGLQRLFQVLTRLLAIATFFIIAWNMWVLGSDYIKAGEVTLTLQVPLYPVAYGIAICCFVECLVLFLQIFEVEKQEIET, from the coding sequence ATGAAAACACTATTAGCTCTAGTTAGAGTGCTCTCCCGGGTCATGTACGCGATAGCAGGCGTCGCCTTGACGGGCATGGTGTTCCTCACGGTCGCGGATGTGGCGCTGAGAACGTTCAAGAGCCCCATTGTGGGCACGTATGAGCTTGTGGGGATGCTGGGCGCGGTCGCAGTCGGCTTTGCTATCCCGCAGACATCGAGGGTGCAGGGACACGTGGTGATGGACTTTGTCACGGGCAGCCTCCCGCCCGGTCTACAGAGGCTGTTTCAGGTTCTCACCAGGCTGTTGGCCATAGCCACCTTCTTTATCATTGCATGGAATATGTGGGTCCTGGGAAGTGACTACATCAAAGCCGGCGAGGTAACCCTGACACTTCAGGTACCGCTTTATCCGGTGGCGTACGGCATCGCGATATGCTGCTTCGTGGAGTGTCTGGTGTTGTTCCTCCAGATATTCGAAGTAGAAAAACAGGAAATAGAAACATGA
- a CDS encoding TRAP transporter large permease, with product MSVATISILVILLLFVFFLMGLEIGFSMGLAGFIGFAAIVNVDAALNLVAKDVFSVFDSYGFTVIPLFVLMGQLGASGGIARNLYDCAYRFIGHVPGGLAIGTVAAATCFKAICGSSPATAATFATIAVPEMDRYKYDRRLSCGTVATVGTLGILIPPSVVLIIYGVLTETSIGRLFLAGIIPGLMVAFSFVVTLLGWSMLNPKLGPKGAKSTWRERFAALPSVVWVLLVFLLVVGGLMQGFFTPTEAGSVGTFAVLILTLAKKDMNLKRFITAVSDTLRIGCMVLILLAGATILGHFFAVTRTPYLVATWLESLNVSPSIIIFLIIGVYLIGGSFIEDLAFLILATPIFLPVVLKLGYDPVWFGIIISVVTMIGVILPPMAINAFVVSGVTKEPISTVYKGIYPFVVGMSICLLILIFFPQISLWLPSVFMK from the coding sequence ATGAGTGTCGCGACTATCAGCATACTTGTTATTTTGTTGCTCTTCGTGTTTTTCCTTATGGGGCTAGAAATAGGCTTCTCCATGGGTCTCGCGGGATTTATAGGCTTCGCTGCCATCGTCAATGTAGACGCTGCTCTGAACCTGGTTGCAAAAGACGTGTTCAGTGTCTTCGATTCCTACGGTTTCACGGTCATACCGCTGTTCGTTCTCATGGGACAGTTGGGCGCCAGCGGGGGAATCGCGCGCAATCTGTACGATTGCGCGTACAGATTCATTGGACATGTTCCTGGCGGACTGGCGATAGGTACGGTCGCGGCGGCCACTTGCTTCAAGGCTATCTGTGGATCATCCCCAGCCACTGCCGCGACCTTCGCCACCATAGCCGTTCCGGAAATGGACCGGTACAAGTACGATAGAAGGCTTTCGTGTGGGACCGTTGCCACGGTAGGGACGCTTGGAATACTCATTCCGCCCAGTGTAGTGCTTATTATTTATGGCGTGTTGACGGAAACATCCATCGGCCGCCTGTTCTTGGCGGGAATAATTCCCGGCTTAATGGTGGCATTTTCTTTTGTCGTGACCTTGCTGGGCTGGAGCATGCTCAATCCAAAACTCGGACCGAAGGGCGCGAAGTCGACCTGGCGGGAGCGATTCGCGGCGCTGCCTTCTGTGGTATGGGTTCTCCTGGTCTTTTTGCTTGTGGTCGGAGGGCTTATGCAGGGCTTCTTCACACCCACCGAGGCTGGAAGCGTGGGTACCTTCGCAGTGCTGATCCTCACCCTTGCGAAAAAGGACATGAACCTGAAACGCTTTATAACGGCGGTCAGCGATACCCTCCGCATCGGGTGCATGGTCCTAATCCTTCTAGCCGGCGCGACTATTCTCGGGCACTTCTTCGCGGTCACACGAACACCGTACTTGGTTGCCACATGGCTGGAGAGCCTTAATGTAAGTCCTTCCATCATTATATTCTTGATAATTGGCGTCTACCTCATCGGTGGGTCGTTTATTGAGGATCTGGCATTCTTGATTCTGGCCACTCCCATTTTCCTGCCGGTGGTTCTGAAGCTGGGATACGATCCGGTCTGGTTTGGCATCATCATAAGTGTGGTCACGATGATAGGCGTCATTCTTCCGCCAATGGCCATTAACGCCTTTGTTGTGTCAGGCGTGACCAAGGAACCGATTTCCACCGTGTATAAAGGAATTTACCCGTTTGTCGTGGGCATGTCCATCTGTCTTTTGATTCTAATTTTTTTCCCCCAGATCTCTCTGTGGCTTCCCAGCGTGTTTATGAAATAG
- a CDS encoding phenylacetate--CoA ligase family protein, with translation MNREVLYWNPYLERLTRDSLETLQLKKFKRIVTWAYDNSRFHRALYQSAGVHPDDINSLEDVRKVPKVEKAMMQPIQRKDPFPYGDALCVDLEDVCVFRQTSGTTGQPVYQPDTWQDWEWWSDCWATLLWAQGYRPSDRVFLPFGYNVFVAFWAAHYASEKIGCETIPGGVLDTKSRILKIQELQATALMATPTYILGMADTALNQLHLDPAALPITKITCAGEPGALIPATKKRIEEVWGAKVYDHAGATEIGAWGFECSSQPGALHLNEAMFLAEVEDVETGEPVTEPGQKGKLVITALDRYAQPCVRFDSKDIVQIGEDRCECGRTYKMFKGGVVGRSDDITKVKGVLLAPSAIEDVVRSIRGLGNEYEVIVDKRGDADNITLKVELIEDQAGTATEGLKAELATQLRLKTNLGYNLEFFPPNSLPRYEVKARRFKDLRKKGI, from the coding sequence ATGAATAGAGAAGTCCTATACTGGAATCCGTATCTGGAAAGACTCACCCGAGACAGCCTGGAAACGCTACAGCTCAAGAAATTCAAGCGAATTGTGACGTGGGCCTATGACAACTCTCGGTTTCACCGAGCGCTCTACCAAAGCGCAGGCGTGCATCCCGATGATATCAATTCGCTGGAAGATGTGCGCAAGGTCCCGAAAGTCGAAAAGGCCATGATGCAGCCGATTCAGCGAAAGGATCCCTTTCCGTACGGCGATGCACTATGTGTCGATCTCGAGGATGTCTGTGTATTTCGCCAGACCAGTGGCACCACAGGGCAGCCGGTCTATCAACCTGACACCTGGCAAGATTGGGAGTGGTGGTCCGACTGTTGGGCCACATTGTTATGGGCACAGGGTTATCGGCCTTCCGATCGCGTCTTTCTTCCTTTTGGGTACAATGTGTTTGTTGCATTTTGGGCTGCTCACTATGCCTCAGAGAAAATAGGCTGCGAGACGATCCCGGGAGGAGTGCTGGACACAAAATCTCGTATCCTCAAAATCCAAGAACTTCAGGCCACAGCGCTCATGGCCACACCGACTTATATTCTGGGGATGGCCGACACAGCACTCAATCAACTTCATCTGGACCCTGCCGCTCTACCGATTACCAAGATAACCTGCGCGGGCGAACCGGGTGCTCTGATTCCCGCGACAAAAAAACGAATCGAAGAAGTATGGGGGGCGAAGGTTTACGACCACGCCGGCGCAACTGAGATAGGGGCCTGGGGATTCGAATGTTCCAGCCAGCCTGGGGCTCTCCATCTCAATGAGGCCATGTTCCTTGCCGAGGTCGAAGATGTGGAAACAGGGGAGCCGGTAACAGAACCCGGGCAAAAGGGTAAGCTTGTCATTACGGCCCTGGATAGGTACGCCCAACCATGCGTTCGGTTCGACTCCAAGGACATCGTCCAGATCGGTGAGGACCGGTGTGAATGCGGCCGTACGTACAAAATGTTCAAGGGCGGAGTAGTCGGACGATCTGATGACATAACCAAGGTCAAGGGAGTGCTCTTAGCCCCGTCCGCCATCGAGGATGTGGTTCGTTCCATTCGAGGACTCGGCAATGAATATGAAGTGATCGTAGATAAGCGAGGAGATGCGGACAACATCACGTTGAAGGTTGAATTGATAGAAGATCAGGCTGGCACCGCGACGGAGGGACTTAAGGCAGAACTTGCGACTCAACTGCGTCTCAAAACCAACCTTGGCTACAACCTGGAGTTCTTTCCGCCCAACAGCTTACCGCGGTACGAGGTAAAGGCCAGGCGGTTCAAGGACTTGAGGAAAAAGGGGATATAG
- a CDS encoding response regulator: MDVQTLLHGKKLLAVDDEADVLEIIKEEFPGSTVITAQEFTGALKLINEDVFDLVILDIMGVNGFELLKACRARHLPAAMLTSRAINVESINTAIREGAVSFLPKEELKRLPELVAEILSELEQGRTHWAKLFERLGSYFKEKLGVSWKDLEKPQHPGYY; the protein is encoded by the coding sequence ATGGACGTTCAGACTCTCTTACATGGCAAGAAGCTGTTGGCGGTAGATGACGAAGCCGATGTACTGGAAATCATCAAGGAGGAATTCCCGGGTTCCACTGTAATTACTGCGCAGGAATTTACAGGCGCTTTAAAACTGATCAACGAAGATGTGTTCGACCTGGTCATTCTCGACATTATGGGTGTAAATGGCTTTGAATTGCTCAAAGCATGCCGAGCCAGACATCTACCTGCAGCAATGCTCACCTCGCGGGCAATCAACGTGGAGAGTATCAATACGGCCATCAGAGAAGGCGCCGTATCATTTTTACCTAAAGAAGAACTGAAGAGATTACCTGAGCTTGTAGCTGAAATCCTGAGTGAACTGGAACAGGGAAGGACCCACTGGGCCAAGCTATTTGAACGACTTGGCTCCTATTTCAAAGAAAAGCTCGGGGTCAGCTGGAAGGACTTAGAGAAACCACAACATCCCGGATATTATTAA
- a CDS encoding ABC transporter substrate-binding protein produces the protein MKRSIIACVWLLVLLASEALPADPVKIGFLFTMSGRGAAHGVTAKQGAEIALAEVNASGGILGRKVVGVFEDEGAPDAATQRAENLVKTEKVNAIIGVISSAVAPRVAAVAKGLQVPLIITTAQTNVVTGQQCNRYTFRMTWNNDQALKTVALVAAEMPAKTWTTVGPDYALGWESWDLFQKYLKEIKPEISFLPKSEAVFAPMDITDWKPHIKTLEASKANGILVSLWGGNLIDFMREARQAGLLEGERTVLCCVASESELVSLGSQAPAGFWVVTPYWSKANPTQVNDKFVETYREKFGSPPSYQAQFAYAGVKAYSEAARKAATVDSDAVVKSLEGLTMELPVGHLTIRAEDHQAIFPGVAGRVSSRFEVTKLRRPFRGLDSIKRIPAEQIAVPVEKTGCQMQ, from the coding sequence ATGAAAAGATCAATCATCGCTTGTGTGTGGCTGCTGGTTCTTCTTGCATCGGAAGCTCTACCTGCGGATCCCGTGAAGATCGGATTCTTGTTCACCATGTCCGGTCGAGGCGCGGCTCATGGGGTTACAGCAAAACAAGGGGCTGAAATTGCCTTGGCCGAGGTGAATGCATCGGGAGGCATCCTGGGGCGGAAGGTTGTAGGAGTTTTTGAGGATGAAGGGGCCCCGGATGCAGCAACCCAGAGAGCTGAGAATCTTGTCAAGACGGAAAAGGTGAATGCAATAATTGGGGTAATATCCAGCGCGGTGGCCCCGCGCGTGGCTGCCGTGGCCAAGGGCCTGCAAGTCCCGCTGATAATCACCACAGCGCAAACCAATGTGGTCACGGGCCAACAATGCAACCGGTACACGTTTCGAATGACCTGGAACAATGACCAAGCTTTGAAGACGGTTGCTTTGGTTGCCGCCGAGATGCCGGCGAAGACTTGGACCACCGTTGGTCCGGATTACGCATTGGGCTGGGAGTCCTGGGATCTGTTTCAAAAGTACTTGAAGGAGATCAAACCTGAAATTTCCTTCTTACCTAAGTCGGAAGCGGTATTCGCACCTATGGACATCACGGACTGGAAGCCTCACATCAAAACGCTGGAAGCATCGAAGGCCAACGGAATTCTGGTCTCATTGTGGGGAGGCAACCTCATCGATTTCATGCGAGAGGCGAGACAGGCGGGACTTCTCGAGGGGGAACGTACAGTTTTGTGCTGCGTGGCGTCAGAGAGTGAATTGGTATCGCTCGGAAGCCAAGCACCCGCCGGCTTCTGGGTGGTAACTCCATACTGGTCCAAGGCCAATCCTACTCAGGTTAATGACAAGTTCGTAGAAACTTACAGAGAAAAGTTTGGAAGCCCTCCTTCGTACCAGGCCCAGTTTGCGTATGCCGGGGTCAAAGCGTATTCAGAGGCTGCCAGGAAAGCTGCGACAGTAGACTCAGACGCCGTGGTTAAATCATTGGAAGGGCTCACTATGGAACTTCCAGTTGGCCACTTGACCATACGAGCCGAGGATCATCAGGCTATTTTTCCAGGGGTTGCCGGGAGGGTGTCTTCCCGTTTCGAGGTTACCAAGCTCAGAAGGCCCTTCAGGGGACTTGATTCGATCAAACGAATTCCGGCAGAGCAAATAGCCGTTCCGGTTGAAAAGACAGGGTGTCAAATGCAGTGA
- a CDS encoding xanthine dehydrogenase family protein subunit M: MLLPQFNYHEPPTLEEALHLLSEFGGNAKLLAGGTDVLVRMKLKVDKPTHLISIARVPGLDQIIPRDRHGITVGGGVTATALSRHELVMDRFGPLAVAAGRLGAPMIRNRATIGGNLVNARPAADFPPPCMVLNATLRLKSSAGERDIPVCDFFRGPGETVIEPHELLMAIDIETPPPWSGGAYIKLGQRKSLEISMVNVATWLTLESPDGPITNVRIALGAVAPTPVRAFAAEQLLIGEKPSEELFQKAGEVGVGMCSPITDHRGTMEYRCMMIEVLTKRALGMALEKARTWKP; encoded by the coding sequence ATGCTGCTGCCGCAATTTAATTACCACGAACCCCCGACCCTCGAAGAGGCCTTGCACCTTCTTTCCGAGTTCGGCGGCAATGCGAAACTGCTCGCGGGAGGCACCGATGTCCTCGTGAGGATGAAGCTCAAGGTAGACAAACCCACCCATCTCATTTCTATAGCTCGGGTTCCAGGGCTGGATCAGATCATTCCTAGAGACCGACACGGGATCACGGTGGGAGGCGGCGTAACTGCGACTGCACTGTCGCGGCACGAACTCGTTATGGACAGGTTCGGTCCGCTGGCCGTTGCCGCGGGCAGGCTTGGAGCGCCGATGATTCGCAATAGGGCCACCATTGGAGGGAATCTTGTCAATGCACGCCCCGCCGCGGATTTTCCACCTCCCTGCATGGTCCTCAATGCGACGCTGCGACTGAAAAGTAGCGCCGGCGAAAGGGACATCCCGGTGTGCGACTTTTTTCGCGGGCCGGGGGAGACGGTGATTGAGCCGCATGAGCTTTTAATGGCCATCGACATAGAAACTCCACCCCCCTGGAGCGGTGGAGCCTACATTAAGCTCGGGCAGCGTAAGTCCCTGGAAATCTCCATGGTCAACGTTGCCACCTGGCTCACCCTTGAATCACCGGATGGTCCCATAACGAATGTACGAATAGCCCTTGGCGCGGTTGCTCCGACCCCGGTACGGGCATTCGCAGCCGAACAATTGCTTATCGGCGAGAAGCCGTCCGAAGAATTGTTCCAGAAAGCCGGCGAAGTGGGCGTGGGCATGTGCAGTCCGATTACTGATCACCGGGGAACTATGGAATATCGCTGTATGATGATCGAGGTCCTTACCAAAAGGGCCTTGGGAATGGCTTTGGAAAAGGCTCGCACTTGGAAACCGTGA
- a CDS encoding (2Fe-2S)-binding protein: MKTFVQLVVNGETVEAVVEPNRTLLQLLREDLGLTGTKHGCGVGDCGACTVILDGKPVNSCLVLAVQAQGREVLTIEGLAENGKLHPIQQAFVDKGGIQCGFCSPGMILAAKALLEDNPKPTELEIRTAISGNLCRCTGYQKIVEAIQDAAGSLLEKGGTVK, from the coding sequence ATGAAGACTTTCGTTCAATTAGTTGTCAATGGGGAGACGGTGGAAGCGGTTGTGGAGCCAAACCGGACTCTCTTGCAGTTATTGAGGGAGGATTTGGGATTGACCGGCACAAAGCACGGTTGCGGCGTTGGGGATTGCGGAGCCTGCACCGTCATTCTTGACGGAAAGCCGGTAAACTCCTGCCTCGTTCTCGCCGTCCAAGCGCAGGGGAGAGAGGTCCTTACAATAGAGGGACTCGCCGAAAACGGGAAACTCCACCCCATTCAACAAGCCTTTGTGGACAAAGGCGGTATTCAGTGCGGTTTTTGCTCACCCGGCATGATCCTCGCCGCGAAGGCCCTACTGGAAGACAATCCCAAACCCACTGAACTAGAAATCCGTACGGCAATCTCAGGGAATCTTTGCAGGTGCACCGGATATCAGAAGATCGTCGAAGCAATCCAGGACGCTGCCGGCTCCTTGTTAGAGAAGGGAGGTACCGTGAAATGA